The Fulvia fulva chromosome 11, complete sequence genome segment AAGTGCTGCTGATGAAGTTTGTGCGATCCTTCCAGAACAACGAGACCACCATCTTCAGGACCGTTGGGAGCCATATTCGCAATGCCTTGGTACAGCTCTAGATCTTCAATGGTGCGAGGGTCTTGGTCGATATCTGCAAGAAGTCAGTATGCCTACAATCAGACTGGAGCGAGAACCACTGACGCGGCCAAGCTTCCGTGATCTCAACATCAGTTCTCCCGGTCTTGTCGTTGACAGGCAACGATACATTCATGCCATCGAAACTCGCAATCAAGTCGTCAGTTCCCCATACCTGCTCGAACACTTTGACGATGTTCGGCTCGGCTCTAATCTTCCAGACAAAGTCCTCATGATTGACGCAGTAGCGATTGTATAGACCTTTCCGATGACCAGATGGTAGATGTTCAGCAGTCCATGTACTTCTGTCGTCCCGCTTGAAGCCATGAGGGAAGCTTTCGAGCCACTGCCATGCCTGTTCGACGAAGTTCTCGCAGGATGACTGGGGGATGATGTTCGGGATGACTACGTAGCCGTCTCTTTCGAGATCGGCGAGGAGCTGTGGCTTGGACATGGCAATGATGATAGTATGGAATGTGATAAGAGAAGATTAGTTGTACCGATGTCGTGATGATTGGGGCTCTTGGCGCTGACAAAGATGTGCTGCGGTGATCCCAGATTGAAAGCGACGAATACCACTGCAGATCACTACAGGCTATCATGGCTGTACTCAAGCTTCAGGCGCAACAGCTTAATGGCGAGAATGTCTGTTTGCCGCAGTATCTCGGCCAGTGGAGGCCGATGGCTGGAGCGCAGCTGTTGAGCCATATTTGCATCGACGACAGCAACAGGATGAGCCCAGGCAGATAGCAAGAAGCACAATACGAGGTCTCTAGATCTGCAGTACAAGATCATACCAGCCAAGCCGGTATTTGAACCATGTGCCCGCGTGGCTGCAGGCTGGGGGCCACAAATGTAACCACACCATGGATCGTGCATGATAAGAGCACTAGCTGTGCTATCTGCTACCTTGCTTCACTGTCTGTGATGTCTGGGGAGGTTTCGGGGGTCGCGATATAGTGCTTTGCCTATTGCCCCTAGGCCAGATCTTAGACATCAAACATGGAGCCGGTGACGAAGAGCAGTCTTGCCGGGCAGTCCAAAGAAGGCGCCACATTCATCAGCCATATCGAGGATACAACAGGTGATGCCAAACAGATCCCAGAAGTGGTCAACGTTCAAGGCAATCCCGATTTTATCCAAGCAACTACGAATGGCGCACCTCTCAACCTGCTGTCAAAAGAGTCTTTGCAACTCTATCTCATCCTCCTCACAGCCTGCCTCAACGCCACAGCATCTGGGTTCGATGGCTCCATCTTTGGTTCAATCAACGCCATGAATCAGTATCAAGCATACTTCCGCAAAGAGGAGACTGGCTCCAGTACTGGCATCATCTTCGCCATCTACACAATTGGCAGCATGGTGGGCGCCGTGTTCACCGGCTTTGTCTGCGACGTCTTCGGTCGAAGAGCTGGCATGGGTATTGGAGCGGTCATCATCATGATCGGTGCTGTGCTTGTGACTGCAGCGCAGAGCGAGGCTTACCTCTTGGGTGGTAGATTCGTGGTAGATTCGTGCTCGGACTGGGCATATCACTGGGGACATCTGCTGCTCCGACATATGCCATTGAGCTGGCACCTCTTCAATGGCGAGGAAGGATTACGGGCTACTACAACACTTTCTTCTATTCTGGCTCAATACTGGCGACTGGTGTCACTTACGCTACAACAAAGGATACCTCGCAGCTAAGCTGGAGACTACCATTGGGTCTGCAGTGTGTTCCACCCGTCTTCATCTTGCTGGGCTCGTTCTCGATACCAGAAAGTCCAAGGTGGCTCTGCAGTCGTGGTAAACACGAAGAGGCAGCCCGTATCCTCGCAAAGTATCATGGCGCTGGAGATATGCGGCATCCAATGGTGCAGCTTGAGCTTAGGGAGTTTGAAGAATCCATTGCAGTACAAAAGATGCGGAGCTGGTGGGACTGGAGAGATCTGGTCAAGACGCACAATGCCTGCTGGAGAATAGCAATGGTCGCGCTGATGAGTTACGGCTCGCAGCTGTCAGGCAACTCGGTGCTGACGTACTACCTACCGACCATGTACACGCAGCTTGGTGTGGCGTCGACCGATCGACGACTGTTGCTGACGTTCGCTAACAGCATTGTGAGCTGTACTGGAGCCGTCTTTGGATCAGCAACCAACGACAAAATTGGTAGACGCACCAAGCTCTGGGTCGGGTCATTCGTTCTCGCCATCCTCTTTGCCGCAGTCACGGGCTTCTCATCGTACTTTGAGCATTCCAGAGCACCCACCAGCCACGCAAAATCTCTTTCAAATGCGGGCATAGCCTTCATCTTCTTGTTCGGTTGCGCCTACAGCTTCGTGTACACGCCATTAACCCCTACATATTGTGCTGAGACGCTGGACAACCATACTCGCGCGACCGGGATGGGAATTCATGTCATTATGAACAACACGGCCAACTTCTACAATACGTATATCACGGCTGTTGCGTTCAAGGCTATAGCTTGGAAGTATTATCTTGTGTTTGTGTGCCTCAATGTGGTCTATGGTGAGTGCTGGGCGAATCTGGTTGATGCTGGACTGACGTTGGCATGCAGGGTTTGCTTGGTACTTCTGCGGTATGGAAACGAAAGGGCGGACCATGGAGCAATTGCAAGAAGTCTTCGATGCACCGTGGCCACCCAAAGCATCGTTGCAGAAGACAAGATCGAGAGGACTGCAGTGTGAGTAGACGTTCTACGCAAAGTGATTGCCCGTCGCTGGAATATCGCCCATCTTGCGAAAGTCCCCTTTGCCTTCCCGCAAGCGGTCATCCTACCATCCGGTCCACAGCTCCATCATCCATCCAATGCGACCCACCTGCACACCTCCACCCACCCTGCTGCTTGATCCACTGATACCCCACCGGACAGCATCCCATCTGTTCCAACTTCTTCTGAGCCAATGCCTCCTTACGTCGCTTTTCCTCCGCCTCTTTCCGCTTCCGCTCtatctcttctagctctttCTGACGCTTTGCATCGGCGCAGGCTTTGAGCCATGCTCTCAATTTGCGTTCTTCATCTTTGAGACGTTCAAACTCACGCTCTTCTTGCTCGGCTTTCATGCGGTCGATCTGAAGCTGCGTCCAAATGGCATCCGAGACGCCGGGGTCTCGCTGGACGGTGATGGATGAAGCAGGCGGTTGGTCGTTGGCCTCggtaggagaaggatttgCCGAGTCTGGCGCTCGCCCCTGATCTGCAAGCTCCATGTCTGACATCGCGGTGGACATGCTTCGCGTCACTATCTTCCGCTGTGGTTGAGGTTCTTTCGTCAGGGATCGCGGCAACTGCGGCATTGTCGATGACAGATTGTTCGAAGCTCCAGCAGTCGTCGCATCCGCTGCTCGATTGGCTCGTTCCACGATCATGTCATTCAGTGCTTTCAAAAGCAGGTCTTGTGTCACAGTCATACCACCGGCCTTCTTCTTGAAGTCCTTTACGAGGGTACCGAAGATCGTCTTGGAAAGTGTTTGGATGTCACGAGCGTTGGCAAAGTTGGCTTGGGTTGCGAGGTTCGAAAACTTTTCCAGCACTACATCCCTCACATGCGTGGGCAGATTCTCAATGGGCGAGATGTCCAGACCCTTCTTCTTTGCAAGCGTCTGCACAATTGTTAGCAAGTCTCCAACCGGGAGGGAAGAATTGCTTACCTTGATCAGCAAGTCCAAGCAGACTTCTGGTCTCAATGGTTTGAATGTGATCGTCTCTGGAAAGCGCGATGTGAGTCCCGGGTTCATCGACATGAGTCGATTGATGTCGGCGTCGTAGCCAGCCAGAATGACAACAAGCTTTCTGAAGAACCGCTCGTTCGTCAACCCATCGACTAACTCGTCAAGAGCCTCTTGTGCAAACATGCCTCCGGATAGTCGGTATGCCTCATCAATGAAAAGCACCTTCCCCAGAGCCTTTTCCAGAAGCTTTCTTGTCTTGGGACCGGTCTGGCCAACATATTCACCAACCAGATCGGAGGCCGAGCATTGGACCACTTCTGCTTTCGAAAGAAAGCCCATGTCGTAGAACACTTTCCCCATCTTCGAGGCAGTTGTGGTCTTACCGATTCCTGGTGGGCCTCTGAACAAAAAGGCAAAGGGTATCTGCTCTCGTGGATCCTGTGAAGTGTTAGCAAGTCGTAAAGTGTCTGGAGATCGACGCACCATCTCAAGCTCTTTCATGTTAGCAGCGACTGTTTGATAGCCCTGTAGCTGTGCTACAATGGTCTCACAGCCCACAGTGTCCTTGAAGAGAGCTGCTACGTTCGTAGTAGCGCGATCACCTCGATCAAAGTCGGGATCAAAATCGGAAGCTTCAAACATGCCGGTAGCAGCAGTGTCGTCTCCAGCTATGCGCTTTTGCTGCCGCATCTTGGCATCATTGAGGATGATGTCGACCTCGCCAGCGTTGCCAAAGTGAGGGCAATTCCGGGCACGCTGGAGGATGCTGAGAGCTACCTGTCGAGCACGCTCAGTAACACCAAATCCTTGGTCTTTCAGCTTCATGTCGAGAATTGCTGCCATGTCGTCGTCTTTAAAGTCCTCAAAGACGAACCCAGAAGCAATAGGGAAGCGACGTGCCAGTCCAGGATTCACGTGTTGGAACATCTCCTCCATCTGGTCTTTGTAACCCAGTAGAAGCACACATCGATCATCGCCTGGTACGCTCTGGATCTCAGCCACGATCGTGTCAATGACAGCAGTGCGGTATGGGTCAGAGTTGCTTCCTTGACCGCCCCCGTAGAGACCGTACGCCTCATCAATGACGAGCACTTTGCCAACAGCAGCATCCAGAATCCCCTTGGTGTTTGCTTCAGAAGCGCCCTGGACACTTCCCACGAAGTCTGCGGGTTTCTTAATGACGACTTCGCCACTTGAGAGCATACCGATGTCCGCAAGCATCTGGCCATAGATTTTGGCGACAGATGTCTTACCGGATCCCGGGTTACCGATGAAGACTTTGTTGAGACTGTACTCTACCAATGGTTCTTCTGCGAGCTCACGCTGGTAGTTGTTCTGAATGCTAGCCAGCAGCGCTCTCACCGATTCCTTGACGCTGTCCAACCCGATGAGCTTCTGCAGTTTGAGCCAGGACTTGTTACCTGCCAGGACATTCTTTGGCTCGGGACCGATCATATCTGTCTTGGTGAAGAGCATGTCATCGGGAGACTCTCTCTTGCCTCGTGCCTTGCGTTCTCTACGAAGACGTTTTGCTTGCCGAGAAGCAATCATGGAAACCACGTTCTCGACTTCACGCGCATTGCCAAAGCCTTCTTTTCCGCGACCACGACCTATACGTCGCGCCACGATGCGTGCGTAGAGTCCATTATGTCCGTCTTCAAGCTTCATGCGGCCTTCGTAACGCTTTGTCAGGTTGTAATTCATGATGGCTAGCAGTTCATCATCTTCGTAATCGTCAAACTGCATTCGCCGAGCGAACCGACTTGGTAGGCCAGGGTTGTGCTGGAAGAACTTCTCCATCTGCTTGTTGTATCCAGCCAGAATGAAGACGACCTTGCCGGTAAGATTCTCCACCTCTGGCAGTAGATAGTCCAGTACCGCTGCGCCACCAAAGTTCGAGCCTGATGTAAGCTGATACGCCTCGTCGATAAAGAAGGCGCCGCCGCCCTGGTTGAGCAGATCTTCAAGTAGCTTCTTACATCCCTGAACACCTTCACTGGCCAGCTTCGCTCCTGTAGTCTCGACAAAGTTGTCTCCTGGAAGAGCGCCCACCGAGCATAGGAACTTCGCATACAAACGAGCAACAGTTGTTTTGCCTGACCCAGGATTGCCGAGCAAAGCGGCAACGAATCTCTCCTTAGTGATTGACAGATCTTGGCGGACCAGAAGGTCGACCTTAGACTTGATCTCCAGGAACTGCTCTTTCACTGCCTCAAGGCCAATCATGGCCATCAGCTGGTCCATAGCCTCGTTCTTTGCGCCCTCGATCGTCTTCTGGTGCTCCCAATCAAGTGTGGCCTCAGACTTAAAATCGCGATCACCCTCGTTGCTGCTAGATTCAGGTATCGTGGACGAGACTTTCGGTTGTTTGGCACCAGCACCCGCCTGTGTCGACTTCTGCTTCTTAGACGTCTCAGCTGCAGCTACCTGCCGAGCAGCGAGAGCTTTGGCGTTTTCAAGATCTTTGCGACGCTGCGTCAGTTCGTTGCTCTGCTCATCCTGTTCACGCTTGTCCTTCGCAGCTAGGCGAACGTGGTCGAGTTCGGCCTGAATCTTAGCCAGTTCCGAAGCGTATGCCGCCTGCCGTGCTTGAAGTTCCTTGTCCAATTCAGCGTTACGTTGTTGCTGTGCGAGCAGAGCCGCTGCCTCTGCATCGCATGTCCGACAAGAGACGGGGTGGCCTTGCGAGCACGTCCACGTCAGCTTATGACCTTGTGGACATTTGTCCTGCACACGGTGTTTGCATTGCATGCGAGAGTGGTCCGTTCTCCGATGGCACTTTTGTTGACATTGGTGCTGTCCACAGCTCAATGTTACGCCACATGGAGCTGCGCACCCTCCGTCAGGGCAAAGCTGATCGAATTCCTCAGGCGAACACAGCATCATCTCTCGATCGGGATGCTGAGCACATCGCACTGGTAGACCATCGAGGATGGAGTTTGTCTCGGCGAGCAACGCGAAGAACGATGACCATAATTCTCCTCCCTTCTTACTGGCCAGAAAGGTTGCTGGGTTCCCGATAATGATGAGGGCTTTGCGAGCTCGTGAGAGCAGCACATTAAGACGCTCTGGAGAGATCATGAAGCCGATGTCACCATTGGGGTTGCTGCGTGTCAACGACACTATAACAATGTCGGCTTCTTCACCCTGGTAGTTGTCGACAGTGCTGAGCTTGAGCGGTTGTTTCTTTTGAGATGCGCTGGCTGGAGATAGTAGACCAGCTCGAACCAAATCGAAAGAGTCCATGTCGTTGAGCACCGGATCGTTGTCCTTTGCAAGTTCTCGGCGCAAAAGACCCAGCTGTCCGAGGTAGGGTGTGAGGACGACCTGGCAAGCTGTGCCATAGCCTTGCTGCGCCATGTACTTCACAACTTTCTTGACCATTGCCACTTCATGCTCGTTCTGTTTGCTGGTGCTTGCGCCTTGATCGCGTCGATCTGCAACATGGCTATGAAGCTCGAGTTTCTCGTGCTTCACGAAGACTACTCTTTTCTGCAGCCCACGAAGAGGCTCGCGCTGTGTTTTACTGGGGGCATCTAGGAGATCTGGATAAGCCAACCACCGGACCAAGCTTGAAATTTCCGGGCACATGCGATGTTGCTGTGTCAAAGTCGTGTGTGGTAGA includes the following:
- a CDS encoding Lactose permease, with amino-acid sequence MEPVTKSSLAGQSKEGATFISHIEDTTGDAKQIPEVVNVQGNPDFIQATTNGAPLNLLSKESLQLYLILLTACLNATASGFDGSIFGSINAMNQYQAYFRKEETGSSTGIIFAIYTIGSMVGAVFTGFVCDVFGRRAGMGIGAVIIMIGAVLIRGRFVLGLGISLGTSAAPTYAIELAPLQWRGRITGYYNTFFYSGSILATGVTYATTKDTSQLSWRLPLGLQCVPPVFILLGSFSIPESPRWLCSRGKHEEAARILAKYHGAGDMRHPMVQLELREFEESIAVQKMRSWWDWRDLVKTHNACWRIAMVALMSYGSQLSGNSVLTYYLPTMYTQLGVASTDRRLLLTFANSIVSCTGAVFGSATNDKIGRRTKLWVGSFVLAILFAAVTGFSSYFEHSRAPTSHAKSLSNAGIAFIFLFGCAYSFVYTPLTPTYCAETLDNHTRATGMGIHVIMNNTANFYNTYITAVAFKAIAWKYYLVFVCLNVVYGFAWYFCGMETKGRTMEQLQEVFDAPWPPKASLQKTRSRGLQCE
- a CDS encoding NFX1-type zinc finger-containing protein 1 encodes the protein MDIGIPSSSMVRLGSKSTARTQPLSIGQQAPPGFRSRENWDTINRLNEELTNHANTLDQSVITFRSTSGSDSQLLEYLEFSEEDYDFFEAFVVPKADDGFRYVREDGREINSLYLLRRWYQGKDPGIFSQNVSPWHIDIWNMDGASRRSRVQEWRLAMLSEAADNIVAHAHVFDSSQQTLQEALGRQKTEVIQQKRIVACTTTAASMYSKHLQSASPGIVLVEEAGEILESHVLTAMTSGTKQLVLIGDHRQLRPKVNNYSLTVEKGDGFDLNRSLFERLVLAGLPHTTLTQQHRMCPEISSLVRWLAYPDLLDAPSKTQREPLRGLQKRVVFVKHEKLELHSHVADRRDQGASTSKQNEHEVAMVKKVVKYMAQQGYGTACQVVLTPYLGQLGLLRRELAKDNDPVLNDMDSFDLVRAGLLSPASASQKKQPLKLSTVDNYQGEEADIVIVSLTRSNPNGDIGFMISPERLNVLLSRARKALIIIGNPATFLASKKGGELWSSFFALLAETNSILDGLPVRCAQHPDREMMLCSPEEFDQLCPDGGCAAPCGVTLSCGQHQCQQKCHRRTDHSRMQCKHRVQDKCPQGHKLTWTCSQGHPVSCRTCDAEAAALLAQQQRNAELDKELQARQAAYASELAKIQAELDHVRLAAKDKREQDEQSNELTQRRKDLENAKALAARQVAAAETSKKQKSTQAGAGAKQPKVSSTIPESSSNEGDRDFKSEATLDWEHQKTIEGAKNEAMDQLMAMIGLEAVKEQFLEIKSKVDLLVRQDLSITKERFVAALLGNPGSGKTTVARLYAKFLCSVGALPGDNFVETTGAKLASEGVQGCKKLLEDLLNQGGGAFFIDEAYQLTSGSNFGGAAVLDYLLPEVENLTGKVVFILAGYNKQMEKFFQHNPGLPSRFARRMQFDDYEDDELLAIMNYNLTKRYEGRMKLEDGHNGLYARIVARRIGRGRGKEGFGNAREVENVVSMIASRQAKRLRRERKARGKRESPDDMLFTKTDMIGPEPKNVLAGNKSWLKLQKLIGLDSVKESVRALLASIQNNYQRELAEEPLVEYSLNKVFIGNPGSGKTSVAKIYGQMLADIGMLSSGEVVIKKPADFVGSVQGASEANTKGILDAAVGKVLVIDEAYGLYGGGQGSNSDPYRTAVIDTIVAEIQSVPGDDRCVLLLGYKDQMEEMFQHVNPGLARRFPIASGFVFEDFKDDDMAAILDMKLKDQGFGVTERARQVALSILQRARNCPHFGNAGEVDIILNDAKMRQQKRIAGDDTAATGMFEASDFDPDFDRGDRATTNVAALFKDTVGCETIVAQLQGYQTVAANMKELEMDPREQIPFAFLFRGPPGIGKTTTASKMGKVFYDMGFLSKAEVVQCSASDLVGEYVGQTGPKTRKLLEKALGKVLFIDEAYRLSGGMFAQEALDELVDGLTNERFFRKLVVILAGYDADINRLMSMNPGLTSRFPETITFKPLRPEVCLDLLIKTLAKKKGLDISPIENLPTHVRDVVLEKFSNLATQANFANARDIQTLSKTIFGTLVKDFKKKAGGMTVTQDLLLKALNDMIVERANRAADATTAGASNNLSSTMPQLPRSLTKEPQPQRKIVTRSMSTAMSDMELADQGRAPDSANPSPTEANDQPPASSITVQRDPGVSDAIWTQLQIDRMKAEQEEREFERLKDEERKLRAWLKACADAKRQKELEEIERKRKEAEEKRRKEALAQKKLEQMGCCPVGYQWIKQQGGWRCAGGSHWMDDGAVDRMVG